In a genomic window of Gigantopelta aegis isolate Gae_Host chromosome 9, Gae_host_genome, whole genome shotgun sequence:
- the LOC121381548 gene encoding collagen alpha-2(IV) chain-like: MLFPPTKLKGLWALEECENYHPIYLDHLGFFEVCLVLADFLVDLVLNFVLLGYLVFVVGILFFLVVYLVAYLVFLVVYLVFLVVYLVAYLALLVVYWANLAGYLVFVVGYLVFVVGILFFLVVYLVAYLVFLVVCWVFLVVYWLPGLRGGLLGLRGGLLGLRGGLPGLPGGLLGLRGGLPGLPGGLLGFPGGLLGQPGELPGLPGGLLGLPGGLLGLPGGLLGLPGFGLLGPDGLSGLPGFGFGFGLDGFHFGSVGPDGLPGGVPGLPILTHLGIEIQVLERRAVFRGGKQNGSRRLIAVGEAVVEIARATVCRTFTRTTLIVTCNMNLLSLGSAVFRSGLVGSGELPGLDGFGLFGSCGLLGVPGELPGSGLVGFHLGSAGPDGLPGLSGFGLLCPGESPGLPGFGLLCPGGLPGLLGFGLLCPGGLPGFGSVGFHFGSLGPDGLPGLTGGLPGLPGFGLGLDGYHSGSVGPVGFGLLGPGGLPGLPGFGLLCPGGLPGLPRFGSVGFHFGSLGPGGLPGLTGGLPGLPGFGLGLDGFHSGSVGPVGFGLLGPGGLPGLLGFGLLCPGGLPGFGSVGFHFGSLGPDGLPGLTGGLPGLPGFGLGLDGFHSGSVGSDGFGLFGPDGFSGLPPGLLSYLTDLRVEVPVLELRAVVRGGKQNGGRRLVAVGEAVVEIARAAVWRTIARSRWIVILFPSGLVGSGELTGLDGFELFGSCGLLGVPGELPGSAGPDGLPGLPGFGLLCSGGLPGLSGLGLDGFHFGSVGPDGFGLLGPGGLPGLLGFGLFCPGGLPGLPGFGLVGFHFGSVGPDGLPGLPGFGLGLDGFHSGSVGADGFGLFCPGGLPGLPGLVGFHFGSVRPDGLPGLPGFGLGLDGFHSGSVGADGFGLFCPGGLPGLPGLVGFHFGSVRPDGLPGLPGFGLGLDGFHSGSVGADGFGLFCPGGLPGLPGFHFGSVGPDGLPGLPGFGLGLDGFHSGSVGADGFGLFCPGGLPGLPGLVGFHFGSVGPDGLPGLPGFGLGLDGFHSGSVGADGFGLFCPGGLPGLPGLVGFHFGSVGPDGLPGLPGFGLGLDGFHSGSVGADGFGLFCPGGLPGLPGLVGFHFGSVGPDGLPDLPGFGLGLDGFHSGSVGADGFGLFCPGGLPGLPGFHFGSVGPDGLPGLPGFGLGLDGFHSGSVGADGFGLFCPDGLPGLPGFHFGSVGPDGLPGLPGFGLGLDGFHSGSVGADGFGLFCPGGLPGLPGLVGFHFGSVGPDGLPGLPGFGLGLDGFHSGSVGADGFGLFCPGGLPGLPGLVGFHFGSVGPDGLPGLPGFGLGLDGFHSGSVGADGFGLFCPGGLPGLPGLVGFHFGSVGPDGLPGLPGFGLGLDGFHSGSVGADGFGLFCPGGLPGLPGLVGFHFGSVGPNGLPGLPGFGLGLDGFHSGSVGADGFGLFGSGGFPGLPGFEVSGLLGLGSVGFHFGSFGPGGLPGLPDWLFGLPGGLLGPPGFWLFCPGGLLGWLGFGLFCLGGLPGASGLGLFGSGEFIGLSGFRLLW; encoded by the exons ATGCTGTTT CCACCCACAAAACTAAAAGGTTTGTGGGCGCTAGAGGAATGTGAAAATTATCATCCCATTTACCTGGATCATCTGGGTTTCTTTGAGGTTTGTTTGGTCCTTGCTGATTTCCTGGTTGACCTGGTTTTGAATTTTGTTCTGTTGGGTTACTTGGTCTTCGTGGTGGGTATCTTGTTCTTCCTGGTGGTTTACCTGGTGGCTTACTTGGTCTTCCTGGTGGTTTACTTGGTCTTCCTGGTGGTTTACTTGGTGGCTTATTTGGCCCTCCTGGTGGTTTACTGGGCCAACCTGGCGGGTTATCTGGTCTTTGTGGTGGGTTACTTGGTCTTCGTGGTGGGTATCTTGTTCTTCCTGGTGGTTTACCTGGTGGCTTACTTGGTCTTCCTGGTGGTTTGCTGGGTCTTCCTGGTGGTTTACTGG TTACCTGGTCTTCGTGGTGGTTTACTGGGTCTTCGTGGTGGTTTACTGGGTCTTCGTGGTGGTTTACCTGGTCTTCCTGGAGGTTTACTGGGTCTTCGTGGTGGTTTACCTGGTCTTCCTGGTGGTTTACTGGGTTTTCCTGGTGGTTTACTGGGCCAACCTGGCGAGTTACCTGGTCTTCCTGGTGGTTTACTTGGTCTTCCTGGTGGTTTACTTGGTCTGCCTGGCGGGTTACTGGGTCTACCTGGCTTCGGGTTGCTTGGTCCTGATGGGTTATCAGGACTGCCTGGGTTCGGATTCGGATTTGGATTAGATGGATTCCACTTTGGATCAGTTGGACCTGATGGTCTGCCTGGTGGTGTACCTGGTCTACCG ATATTAACACACCTCGGTATCGAGATCCAAGTCCTTGAACGGCGAGCAGTATTCAGAGGCGGCAAACAGAACGGGAGCAGACGACTTATCGCAGTTGGTGAAGCAGTCGTAGAAATCGCACGTGCCACTGTCTGCCGAACCTTCACACGCACCACGCTGATTGTTACCTGTAATATGAAC CTACTCTCACTTGGGTCAGCTGTATTTAGATCTGGATTGGTTGGTTCCGGTGAATTACCTGGTCTGGACGGGTTCGGGTTGTTTGGTTCTTGTGGATTACTTGGTGTTCCTGGTGAACTGCCTGGATCTGGATTAGTTGGATTCCATTTAGGGTCAGCTGGGCCTGACGGATTGCCTGGTCTATCTGGGTTTGGATTGCTTTGTCCTGGTGAGTCACCTGGTTTACCTGGGTTTGGGTTGCTTTGTCCTGGTGGGTTACCTGGTTTACTTGGGTTTGGGTTGCTTTGTCCTGGTGGGTTACCTGGGTTTGGGTCAGTTGGATTCCATTTTGGGTCACTTGGACCTGACGGATTACCTGGCCTGACTGGAGGGCTGCCCGGACTACCTGGGTTTGGATTAGGATTAGATGGATACCACTCTGGATCAGTTGGTCCTGTTGGATTCGGGTTGCTTGGCCCAGGTGGGCTGCCTGGTTTACCTGGGTTTGGGTTGCTTTGTCCTGGTGGGTTACCTGGTTTACCTAGGTTTGGGTCAGTTGGATTCCATTTTGGATCACTTGGACCTGGCGGATTACCTGGCCTGACTGGAGGGCTGCCCGGACTACCTGGGTTTGGATTAGGATTAGATGGATTCCACTCTGGATCAGTTGGTCCTGTTGGATTCGGGTTGCTTGGCCCAGGTGGGCTGCCTGGTTTACTTGGGTTTGGGTTGCTTTGTCCTGGTGGGTTACCTGGGTTTGGATCAGTTGGATTCCATTTTGGATCACTTGGACCTGACGGATTACCTGGCCTGACTGGAGGGCTGCCCGGACTACCTGGGTTTGGATTAGGATTAGATGGATTCCACTCTGGGTCGGTTGGCTCTGATGGATTCGGGTTGTTTGGTCCTGATGGGTTTTCTGGTCTGCCTCCAGG CTTATTAAGTTATCTTACTGACCTCCGTGTCGAAGTCCCAGTCCTTGAACTCCGAGCAGTAGTCAGAGGCGGCAAACAGAACGGGGGCAGACGACTTGTCGCAGTTGGTGAAGCAGTCGTAGAAATCGCACGTGCCGCTGTCTGGCGAACCATTGCACGCAGCAGGTGGATTGTTATCT TATTTCCATCTGGATTAGTTGGTTCCGGCGAATTAACTGGTTTGGACGGGTTCGAGCTGTTTGGTTCTTGTGGATTACTTGGTGTTCCTGGTGAACTGCCTG GGTCAGCTGGACCTGACGGGCTGCCTGGTCTACCTGGGTTTGGATTACTTTGTTCTGGTGGGTTACCTGGTCTATCTGGATTAGGATTAGATGGATTCCATTTTGGGTCGGTTGGTCCTGATGGATTCGGGTTGCTTGGACCAGGTGGTCTGCCGGGTTTACTTgggtttgggttgttttgtcCTGGTGGGCTTCCTGGCCTACCTGGATTCGGATTAGTTGGATTCCATTTTGGGTCAGTTGGCCCTGATGGATTGCCTGGTCTACCTGGGTTTGGATTAGGATTAGATGGATTCCACTCTGGGTCAGTTGGTGCTGATGGATTCGGGTTGTTTTGTCCTGGTGGGCTGCCCGGCCTACCTGGATTAGTTGGATTCCATTTTGGGTCAGTTCGCCCTGATGGATTGCCTGGTCTACCTGGGTTTGGATTAGGATTAGATGGATTCCACTCTGGGTCAGTTGGTGCTGATGGATTCGGGTTGTTTTGTCCTGGTGGGCTGCCCGGCCTACCTGGATTAGTTGGATTCCATTTTGGGTCAGTTCGCCCTGATGGATTGCCTGGTCTACCTGGGTTTGGATTAGGATTAGATGGATTCCACTCTGGATCGGTTGGTGCTGATGGATTCGGGTTGTTTTGTCCTGGCGGGCTGCCCGGCCTACCTGGATTCCATTTTGGATCAGTTGGCCCTGATGGATTGCCTGGTCTACCTGGGTTTGGATTAGGATTAGATGGATTCCACTCTGGGTCAGTTGGTGCTGATGGATTCGGGTTGTTTTGTCCTGGTGGGCTGCCCGGTCTACCTGGATTAGTTGGATTCCATTTTGGATCAGTTGGCCCTGATGGATTGCCTGGTCTACCTGGGTTTGGATTAGGATTAGATGGATTCCACTCTGGATCGGTTGGTGCTGATGGATTCGGGTTGTTTTGTCCTGGTGGGCTGCCCGGTCTACCTGGATTAGTTGGATTCCATTTTGGGTCAGTTGGCCCTGATGGATTGCCTGGTCTACCTGGGTTTGGATTAGGATTAGATGGATTCCACTCTGGATCGGTTGGTGCTGATGGATTCGGGTTGTTTTGTCCTGGTGGGCTGCCCGGCCTACCTGGATTAGTTGGATTCCATTTTGGGTCAGTTGGCCCTGATGGATTGCCTGATCTACCTGGGTTTGGATTAGGTTTAGATGGATTCCACTCTGGATCGGTTGGTGCTGATGGATTCGGGTTGTTTTGTCCTGGCGGGCTGCCCGGCCTACCTGGATTCCATTTTGGATCAGTTGGCCCTGATGGATTGCCTGGTCTACCTGGGTTTGGATTAGGATTAGATGGATTCCACTCTGGGTCAGTTGGTGCTGATGGATTCGGGTTGTTTTGTCCTGATGGGCTGCCCGGCCTACCTGGATTCCATTTTGGATCAGTTGGCCCTGATGGATTGCCTGGTCTACCTGGGTTTGGATTAGGATTAGATGGATTCCACTCTGGGTCAGTTGGTGCTGATGGATTCGGGTTGTTTTGTCCTGGTGGGCTGCCCGGTCTACCTGGATTAGTTGGATTCCATTTTGGGTCAGTTGGCCCTGATGGATTGCCTGGTCTACCTGGGTTTGGATTAGGATTAGATGGATTCCACTCTGGATCGGTTGGTGCTGATGGATTCGGGTTGTTTTGTCCTGGTGGGCTGCCCGGTCTACCTGGATTAGTTGGATTCCATTTTGGGTCAGTTGGCCCTGATGGATTGCCCGGTCTACCTGGGTTTGGATTAGGATTAGATGGATTCCACTCTGGATCGGTTGGTGCTGATGGATTCGGGTTGTTTTGTCCTGGCGGGCTGCCCGGCCTACCTGGATTAGTTGGATTCCATTTTGGGTCAGTTGGCCCTGATGGATTGCCTGGTCTACCTGGGTTTGGATTAGGATTAGATGGATTCCACTCTGGATCGGTTGGTGCTGATGGATTCGGGTTGTTTTGTCCTGGCGGGCTGCCCGGCCTACCTGGATTAGTTGGATTCCATTTTGGGTCAGTTGGCCCTAATGGATTGCCTGGTCTACCTGGGTTTGGATTAGGATTAGATGGATTCCACTCTGGGTCGGTTGGTGCTGATGGATTCGGGTTGTTTGGTTCAGGTGGGTTCCCTGGGTTACCTGGGTTCGAAGTATCTGGCCTGCTTGGGTTGGGGTCAGTTGGATTCCACTTTGGGTCATTTGGACCCGGTGGGTTGCCTGGTTTGCCTGATTGGTTATTTGGTCTTCCTGGTGGGTTACTTGGTCCACCAgggttttggttgttttgtcCTGGTGGGTTACTTGGTTGGCTTGGATTTGGGTTATTTTGTTTAGGTGGGCTTCCTGGTGCTTCTGGACTCGGGTTGTTTGGTTCTGGGGAGTTTATTGGTCTCTCTGGTTTCAGGTTGCTATGGTAG